The following nucleotide sequence is from Cucumis melo cultivar AY chromosome 1, USDA_Cmelo_AY_1.0, whole genome shotgun sequence.
CTCCAATCCAGTTACCtttatctttcaaaaaataaatatccttacctaattatattatccacataatataattattttaacttcaaagtcaattaattatacaatcaaatatataattaatcaaattttctccaatacaaacaattaaataatatccAATAAGTTCCAAGAAAGTTCAACCATTAAATGACACCCAAAAATTCAAAgatttaaacttaagataattaaaaacaaattaccttaaattttggggtgttacaatcttccctcctttgagaaactttcgtcctcgaaagttctaattcTCGAACAGCTCAGGGTACTGGGCTCTTATATCATCCTCCCTCTCCCAGGTGGCCTCTTCAGCTCCATGGTTTCATCAAAGAACTTTGACTAGAGCAATCCCTCTATTACGAAGCAtattgacctcccttgccaaaatctcaacggGTTGCTTctcatagctcaagttctcattaatTTGCAATGGCTCAAGGTCCACTACATGTGTCAGGTCTGAGACATACTTCCTCAGCAtagagacatggaatacgtcatgtACTGCAGAAAATGCTGGAGGTAACACCAAACGATAAGCTACGGGACCAATCCGCTCAAGTATCTCGAATCGCCCTACAAAAtgtggacttagcttccccttcttcttgAACCTCaaaacacccttcataggtgctaccttcaggaACACCATGTCCCCCACATGAAACTCAAGATCCTTACGCCGTTTATCAgtgtaactcttctgtctgctctacgctgtcaacatacgagctctaatcttctatatggctgcattggtagtctaaactaactcagggcctaacattctctgctcaccaacctcaccccaacatacaggagatctacaacacctaccatacaaagcctcaaacggtgtcatgccaatggtagcctggtaaCTGTTATTAGAGGCGAACTCCATCAAGTGCAAATGAGAGTCCTAACTCcttgaaaactctagcacacaagcTTGCAGCATaacttccaaaatctggttcaacctcTCTATTTGACCATCAATCTGAGGATAAAAGGCTGTACTGaaatctaacctcgtgcccaatgcaagctgaagtcctttccaaaactttgatgtgaaacgagcatcaTGTCAGAAATGATAGATACAGGaactccatgcagtctcactatctcggtcatatataactgtcgccacttactggcagtgtaagtagACTTCCTTGGAAGAAAGTGAGCTGACTTCGTGAGCCTGTCcacaacaacccagatcacaGAATAGCCTTTCAGAGTCCTAGGCAGTCTTATAATGAAGTCcattgacacgttttcccacttccaccctggcacacccAAGGGTTGCAACAAACCTACTAGCCTCTATCTTGGTGCCTTTACCTGTTGACATACTGAGCACCTACTAACGAAGTCTgtcacttctctcttcatatttcGCCACCAGTAGACTCACttcaagtcctggtacatcttcgtactaccagAATGTATAGAGAATGGGGAGCTAtgggcctcagtcaaaagctccgtcttaactgcacTATCCGCTAGGATGCATAAACGCCTCTTATACATAAGTCCACCGTCAGAGGACATGGAGAACTCCTCAACTTGCCCTACTTCTGACAGGTGACACTTCTCAACCAAATATGGATCATTTAGCGGAGTAACAATAATCCTCTACCTCAAGGTCGGCtgtactgacaactgagccaactgtgtaGTATCTTCTCCCACTGAAACTGCAATCTCAACTCTCTCAAAGTCCCTAAGCAAAggagcttgcttggtgataagtgctgctgaatgtgacacctTCCTACTGAGTGCatagctaccacattcgccttacctggatgatacagaATTTCGCAATCATAATCCTTTACCAACTCCAGCCATCTCCTCTGTCTCATGTTGAACTTCTTCTGGGCgaagaagtatttcaggctCTTATAATCAGTAAAAATttgtatcttctcaccatacaagtaatgtctccatatctttagtgcaaaaaccactactgccaactctagatcatgggtagggtagttttgctcatgactcttcaactgacgagaggcataagcaactaccttaccttgctacatcaaaacacaacccagtcctttcttagaggcgtcactatagatcacaaaacttTCAGACCCATCTGGCACTGTAAGGACTGGCGCAGTCACAAGCTTCTTCTTAAACTCCTGGAAGCTACTCTCACATGCTGAGCTCTAAACAAAAGGAGtcccctttctggtcaactgcgTCAACGGACTGGCTATACAAGATAAGTTTTCTACGAACCTTCTGTAATGatctgctaaacccagaaaactaCGAACTTCACTGACTATAAATGGTCGAGGCGAACTAgtaacaacttcaatcttcacTGGGTCCACAGAGACTCCCTCACTGAATACTACATGGCCTAGAAAAGATACCTTCTTGAGTCAGAACTCGCATTTAGAAAACTTAGCGTATAGTTTATTAGCTcaaagagtctccaaaacctgatgCAAATactcctcatgctcagcctctGTCTTGGAGTGAACCAAGATATCATCGATAAAAACTGTAACAaaagtgtctaagaaatccttaaacaccctgttcatctgGTTCATAAATACTGCAGGAGCATTAGTCAAGCCAAAAGACATTataatgaactcgtaatgtccataTCTAAAACAGAAAGCAGTCTTAGGGATGTGACTGTCTCTAATCCTCAGCTGGTGATAGCCTGAATGTGAATCGATCTTAGAGAAAACAGTGGCTCCTTGCAGCTGATCAAACAagtcgtcgatcctgggcaatgGATAGCGGTT
It contains:
- the LOC127148493 gene encoding uncharacterized protein LOC127148493, with amino-acid sequence MVFLKVAPMKGVLRFKKKGKLSPHFVGRFEILERIGPVAYRLVLPPAFSAVHDVFHVSMLRKYVSDLTHVVDLEPLQINENLSYEKQPVEILAREVNMLRNRGIALVKVL